In Oryza brachyantha chromosome 2, ObraRS2, whole genome shotgun sequence, a single window of DNA contains:
- the LOC102722931 gene encoding DNL-type zinc finger protein — translation MASRFLPLVRRRFASVLNQSPARASASTRGFLFPAPVTAGIRSLQTIMEARNNVSDDGAQDVEDSKTDTPPATIPSVDSSFKVRDTSNLKISPRHDLAMIFTCKVCETRSMKMASKESYQKGVVVARCGGCNNLHLIADRLGWFGEPGSIEDFLAEQGEEVKKGSTDTLNFTLEDLVGSQVSDKGPSDQN, via the exons ATGGCCTCCAGGTTTCTTCCTCTGGTGCGCCGCCGGTTCGCCAGCGTCCTGAACCAatcgcccgcgcgcgcgtccGCGTCCACCCGAG GGTTCTTGTTTCCTGCACCTGTCACCGCTGGCATACGATCTCTCCAAACGATCATGGAAGCGAGAAATAATGTGTCAGATGACGGTGCCCAGGACGTGGAGGATTCCAAAACCGACACCCCACCAGCTACTATCCCTTCCGTGGATTCCAGCTTCAAAGTTAGAGATACATCAAACTTGAAGATCTCACCAAGGCATGACCTTGCCATGATCTTTACATGCAAGGTTTGCGAGACTAGGTCCATGAAGATGGCGAGCAAGGAATCGTACCAGAAAGGAGTGGTGGTCGCTCGTTGTGGTGGCTGCAATAACCTCCACCTGATTGCTGATAGGCTTGGCTGGTTTGGGGAGCCAGGGAGCATTGAAGACTTCTTAGCTGAACAGGGAGAGGAAGTGAAGAAAGGTTCAACAGATACTCTCAACTTCACTCTTGAGGACTTGGTTGGCTCTCAGGTTAGTGACAAAGGCCCATCTGATCAAAATTAG